A region of Planococcus sp. MSAK28401 DNA encodes the following proteins:
- the rpoD gene encoding RNA polymerase sigma factor RpoD codes for MAEKSERQTEVVTNSIPLPAEGPEASVEDAKKQLIEQGKKTGELNYEQIADKLAIFEMESDQVEEFIDQLEGHGIELERKSDDEEHLDRLMKPTEEKFDLNDLSVPPGVKINDPVRMYLKEIGRVDLLKAEEEVRLAKLIEQGDEEAKKRLAEANLRLVVSIAKRYVGRGMLFLDLIQEGNMGLIKAVEKFDYSKGFKFSTYATWWIRQAITRAIADQARTIRIPVHMVETINKLIRVQRQLLQDLGREPSPEEIGEEMDLLPEKVREILKIAQEPVSLETPIGEEDDSHLGDFIEDSDAQSPSDHAAYELLKEQLEDVLDTLTDREENVLRLRFGLDDGRTRTLEEVGKVFGVTRERIRQIEAKALRKLRHPSRSKRLKDFLE; via the coding sequence ATGGCTGAGAAATCTGAACGCCAAACAGAAGTCGTAACAAACAGCATCCCGTTGCCTGCTGAAGGCCCGGAAGCAAGTGTAGAAGACGCGAAAAAGCAATTGATCGAACAAGGGAAAAAAACCGGAGAATTGAACTACGAACAGATTGCCGATAAATTGGCTATTTTTGAAATGGAATCGGACCAAGTAGAGGAATTCATTGATCAATTGGAAGGGCACGGCATCGAACTTGAACGCAAGAGCGACGATGAAGAGCATTTGGACCGTCTTATGAAGCCGACGGAAGAGAAGTTCGACTTGAACGACTTGAGCGTTCCGCCAGGCGTCAAGATCAACGACCCGGTCCGCATGTATTTGAAAGAAATCGGGCGCGTCGACCTATTGAAGGCCGAAGAAGAAGTGCGCCTTGCGAAACTCATTGAACAAGGCGATGAGGAAGCGAAAAAACGCCTCGCAGAAGCCAACTTGCGTCTCGTCGTCTCGATTGCGAAACGCTATGTAGGCCGCGGCATGCTGTTCCTGGACTTGATCCAGGAAGGGAATATGGGGCTTATCAAAGCAGTCGAGAAATTCGACTACTCGAAAGGCTTTAAATTCAGCACCTACGCCACGTGGTGGATTCGCCAAGCCATTACGCGCGCCATCGCCGACCAGGCGCGGACCATCCGCATCCCGGTCCATATGGTTGAAACGATCAATAAACTGATCCGCGTACAGCGCCAATTATTGCAAGACCTTGGACGCGAGCCTTCGCCGGAAGAAATCGGCGAAGAGATGGACCTGTTGCCTGAGAAAGTACGTGAAATCCTGAAGATCGCCCAAGAGCCGGTATCGCTTGAAACACCGATTGGTGAAGAAGACGATTCGCATTTGGGAGATTTTATCGAAGATTCCGATGCACAGTCGCCATCTGACCATGCTGCTTATGAATTACTGAAAGAGCAGTTGGAAGATGTGCTCGACACATTGACCGACAGAGAAGAAAATGTTTTGCGCCTGCGTTTCGGCTTGGATGACGGCCGCACGCGGACACTCGAAGAAGTCGGCAAAGTATTCGGCGTGACGCGCGAGCGCATCCGCCAAATCGAAGCGAAAGCACTTCGCAAACTGCGCCATCCATCGCGCAGCAAGCGCTTGAAAGATTTCTTGGAGTAA
- a CDS encoding acyl-CoA dehydrogenase, producing MNFDLTQEQQMIKKTMREFADKVVAPGAVDRDRTKEFPKEAFKQLSDMGMMGLPFDEAYGGAGADSTSFAIVTEELSRVCASTGITYSAHISLGGAPLSLFGTEEQKQKYLTPICSGESFGAFGLTEPNAGSDAGGTETRAVEDGDDWVINGSKVYITNASHAKHLAITAITGMNDGKKEISAIIVPTDAEGFTIIDNYEKMGLNASNTTELVLENVRVPKENLLGKRGEGFKQFLVTLDGGRIGIAAMAVGIAQGAFNKALAYAKERKQFGKTLSEFQVTQFKLADMAMKIELARNMVYKAAWLKDQGRPFTKEASMAKLYASEMAMEVADEAIQIHGGYGYMKEYEVERYMRDAKLLEIGEGTSEVQRMVISRLVGC from the coding sequence ATGAATTTCGATTTGACACAAGAACAGCAAATGATCAAGAAAACGATGCGGGAGTTTGCCGATAAAGTGGTCGCTCCCGGTGCCGTCGACCGCGACCGCACGAAAGAATTTCCGAAAGAAGCCTTTAAGCAGCTGTCCGACATGGGGATGATGGGATTGCCGTTTGATGAAGCTTATGGCGGGGCTGGAGCGGATTCGACAAGTTTTGCCATCGTCACAGAAGAATTGAGCCGTGTCTGTGCATCAACAGGCATCACATATTCTGCCCATATTTCGCTTGGCGGCGCACCGCTCAGCTTGTTCGGGACAGAAGAGCAGAAACAGAAATATTTGACGCCGATTTGTTCGGGAGAATCGTTTGGCGCGTTCGGGCTGACTGAGCCGAATGCCGGATCGGATGCCGGGGGAACAGAAACCCGCGCAGTGGAAGACGGCGACGACTGGGTGATCAATGGATCGAAAGTATATATCACAAACGCTAGCCATGCGAAGCATTTGGCGATTACCGCCATCACCGGCATGAATGACGGTAAAAAAGAAATCAGTGCCATCATCGTGCCGACGGATGCAGAAGGCTTTACCATCATCGATAATTACGAGAAAATGGGCTTGAATGCATCGAACACGACTGAATTGGTACTGGAAAATGTCCGCGTACCGAAAGAAAACCTGCTTGGCAAACGCGGTGAAGGTTTCAAGCAATTCCTGGTGACGCTTGATGGCGGGCGCATCGGCATCGCAGCGATGGCCGTCGGGATCGCGCAAGGCGCGTTCAATAAAGCACTCGCTTATGCCAAAGAACGCAAGCAGTTCGGCAAAACTTTGTCAGAATTCCAAGTGACACAATTCAAGCTCGCGGATATGGCGATGAAGATCGAACTCGCCCGCAATATGGTCTATAAAGCGGCATGGCTGAAAGACCAAGGGCGCCCGTTCACAAAAGAAGCGTCCATGGCTAAATTATATGCTTCCGAGATGGCGATGGAAGTGGCTGATGAAGCTATCCAGATCCATGGCGGCTACGGCTATATGAAGGAATACGAAGTCGAACGCTATATGCGCGACGCCAAGCTTCTGGAGATCGGCGAAGGAACATCCGAAGTGCAGCGCATGGTTATTTCACGGCTTGTCGGTTGCTGA
- the dnaG gene encoding DNA primase, translating to MSNRIPEEVIEEIRSKADIVDVVGEYVQLTKRGRNWFGLCPFHGESTPSFSVTADKQIFHCFGCGAGGNAITFLMDIENISFQEALAKLGERSGIEIDVQPGEGKGAAQARNDDPLILMHEFAADMYHHILLNTEEGQAALDYLENRGFTQEIIEKYRIGWALPEWNYMEVALRRKGYDDEQLEASGLAIKREKSDGWFDRFRGRIMFPIMNENGKAIAFSGRVLEQSKQEAKYMNSPESPIFQKSQVLYNVHLARGAIRKNRKIVLFEGFMDVIAAGKAGIDNALATMGTSLTSQHIRQMKRFAQEVVVCFDGDDAGWEAAKRAAVPLEEANFKVGIAVLPNGMDPDDYVRQNGADAFRENVIEKPQTFIAFAMMHARRHKNFQYENDLLQYIQEVLQLLAGKSSPVERDLYIKQLSAETKLSEEAILQQYRRLETRSIERSRPKAAESVQAAPKREQKKITSLHRAERLLFAHALADPAVMDKLAREVETIPFISEEYQALYVQLLGFYEEWEKADFHKFLETLTDQELRKLVMETALAERDPEHPEEEIEDCLKHLNKHRIEQQINLKIQQSKEAEKQHDLKRALLLAQEVIALRKSL from the coding sequence GTGTCCAATCGAATTCCTGAAGAAGTGATCGAAGAAATCCGTTCCAAAGCGGATATTGTGGACGTCGTGGGCGAATATGTCCAATTGACGAAAAGAGGCCGCAATTGGTTTGGCCTTTGCCCTTTCCACGGGGAAAGTACACCGTCCTTTTCTGTGACAGCCGATAAGCAGATTTTCCATTGCTTCGGCTGTGGGGCTGGCGGCAACGCCATCACATTCTTGATGGATATCGAAAACATCAGCTTCCAGGAAGCGCTGGCCAAACTCGGCGAGCGTTCAGGGATTGAAATCGATGTCCAGCCAGGCGAAGGCAAAGGGGCGGCCCAGGCAAGAAATGACGATCCGCTCATTTTGATGCATGAATTCGCTGCAGATATGTATCATCACATTTTGCTGAATACAGAAGAAGGGCAAGCAGCTCTTGATTATTTGGAGAATCGGGGATTCACCCAGGAAATCATCGAAAAATACCGGATCGGCTGGGCGCTTCCTGAATGGAACTATATGGAAGTCGCCCTTCGCAGAAAAGGCTACGATGATGAACAATTGGAGGCGAGCGGGCTGGCCATCAAGCGTGAGAAATCCGATGGCTGGTTCGACCGTTTCCGCGGCAGGATCATGTTTCCGATCATGAACGAAAACGGCAAGGCCATTGCGTTTTCGGGAAGGGTGCTTGAGCAGTCGAAGCAGGAAGCGAAATACATGAACAGCCCAGAATCACCGATTTTCCAAAAAAGCCAAGTTCTCTATAATGTTCATCTGGCACGCGGGGCCATCCGGAAAAACCGGAAAATTGTCCTGTTTGAAGGATTCATGGATGTCATTGCTGCCGGAAAGGCTGGCATCGACAATGCGCTCGCGACCATGGGTACATCGCTAACCTCACAGCATATCCGCCAAATGAAGCGTTTTGCGCAGGAAGTGGTCGTTTGCTTTGATGGTGATGATGCCGGATGGGAAGCGGCCAAACGAGCGGCGGTGCCGCTTGAGGAAGCGAATTTCAAAGTCGGGATTGCGGTGCTGCCGAATGGCATGGACCCCGATGACTATGTCCGCCAAAACGGCGCCGATGCTTTTCGGGAGAACGTCATCGAAAAGCCGCAAACCTTTATCGCATTCGCGATGATGCATGCGCGCCGCCATAAGAACTTTCAATATGAAAACGATCTCCTTCAATATATCCAAGAGGTGCTCCAATTATTGGCCGGTAAATCCTCACCTGTTGAAAGGGATTTGTATATTAAGCAGCTGTCGGCCGAAACAAAGCTTTCAGAAGAAGCCATATTGCAGCAGTACAGGCGCTTAGAAACACGCAGCATCGAACGCAGTCGTCCAAAAGCCGCTGAATCGGTCCAGGCAGCCCCGAAAAGGGAGCAGAAGAAAATTACGTCGCTGCACCGCGCAGAACGCTTGCTGTTCGCACATGCGCTTGCAGACCCGGCCGTGATGGACAAGCTTGCCCGTGAAGTGGAAACCATCCCGTTCATCAGTGAAGAATACCAGGCGCTTTACGTCCAGCTGCTCGGTTTTTACGAGGAATGGGAAAAGGCGGATTTCCATAAGTTTTTGGAAACCCTGACAGATCAGGAACTCCGGAAGTTAGTGATGGAGACGGCCTTGGCCGAGAGAGATCCCGAACATCCGGAAGAAGAGATCGAAGATTGCCTGAAGCATTTGAACAAGCATCGCATCGAGCAACAAATCAATTTAAAAATCCAGCAATCAAAAGAAGCGGAAAAACAGCATGATTTGAAGCGCGCTTTGCTTCTAGCACAAGAAGTGATTGCTTTACGGAAATCATTGTAG
- a CDS encoding tRNA (adenine(22)-N(1))-methyltransferase, translated as MNAQQLSVRLMKVAEYVQAGAVVADIGSDHAYLPCHLLHHGIASRAVAGEIVKGPYESAKKQVRAEGLEDKITVRLAPGLEAIEPADGITAVTIAGMGGSLIASILEEGKGRLEGVERLILQPNVHAQAIRQWAVQNGWHIVAEEILKEKDKIYEILVLEPTAEEVQLDAKELLFGPELLKQQTEIFKEKWQREATQWKAIAERLENTQQTEDIRTKKEQLLEKIALMEEVFADENS; from the coding sequence ATGAACGCGCAGCAATTATCAGTTCGATTAATGAAAGTGGCAGAATATGTGCAAGCAGGTGCGGTCGTGGCGGATATCGGCTCCGATCACGCTTATTTGCCCTGCCACCTTCTCCATCACGGCATCGCCAGCCGTGCGGTTGCCGGAGAGATCGTCAAAGGCCCTTATGAATCGGCGAAAAAGCAAGTACGCGCAGAAGGGCTTGAAGACAAAATTACGGTCCGGCTCGCCCCTGGGCTTGAAGCGATCGAGCCGGCAGACGGGATTACGGCGGTGACCATCGCCGGCATGGGCGGTTCGCTGATTGCGTCCATCCTGGAAGAAGGAAAAGGCCGGCTCGAAGGCGTGGAGCGCTTGATCTTGCAGCCGAACGTCCACGCCCAAGCGATACGGCAATGGGCAGTCCAAAACGGCTGGCACATTGTCGCAGAAGAGATCTTGAAGGAAAAAGACAAGATCTATGAGATCCTCGTGCTGGAGCCGACTGCTGAAGAAGTGCAGCTAGATGCGAAAGAGTTGCTATTCGGCCCGGAGCTATTAAAACAGCAAACCGAAATTTTCAAGGAAAAGTGGCAACGCGAAGCGACACAATGGAAAGCCATCGCCGAGCGCTTGGAGAACACACAACAAACCGAAGACATTCGTACGAAAAAAGAGCAATTGCTCGAAAAAATCGCATTGATGGAAGAGGTGTTCGCGGATGAAAATTCCTAA
- a CDS encoding Nif3-like dinuclear metal center hexameric protein: MKIPNGQQIIEQFEKWSPKYLAMEGDPIGLHVGTLNKKIERVLVTLDVDDAVVDEAIEKGAGLIIAHHPPIFRPLKNLQTDFPQGQLMEKLIKNDIAVYAAHTNLDVAWGGVNDLLSDALGLSDTEVLVKTYEAELVKIAVFVPESHEDQVRKAFGEAGAGAIGDYEYCSYTLSGTGRFRPNASADPYIGEAGKMEETAESKIEVVVRKAEKDRVIRAMIAAHPYEEPAYDVFTLENKELPMGLGRIGRLKEEMHLDAFAEHVKKSLDVPFVRVVGTGEETIKKVAVLGGDGNKYIQQAKRAGADVYVTGDLYFHVAQDAQAIGLPVIDPGHHVEKVMIQGVVDHMTEKGANWKCEFLASEVNTEPFRLK, encoded by the coding sequence ATGAAAATTCCTAACGGGCAACAGATTATCGAACAGTTCGAGAAATGGTCGCCGAAATATTTGGCGATGGAAGGGGATCCGATCGGGCTGCACGTTGGTACCTTGAATAAAAAGATTGAACGCGTATTGGTGACGCTCGATGTTGATGATGCGGTAGTGGATGAAGCGATTGAAAAAGGCGCTGGCCTCATCATCGCACACCATCCACCGATTTTCAGGCCCTTGAAAAATCTCCAGACGGATTTTCCTCAAGGTCAATTGATGGAAAAATTGATCAAAAACGATATTGCCGTATATGCTGCACACACCAATCTCGATGTTGCGTGGGGCGGCGTCAATGACTTGTTGTCGGATGCACTCGGATTAAGCGACACGGAAGTATTGGTGAAAACATACGAAGCGGAGCTCGTGAAGATCGCGGTATTCGTGCCTGAAAGCCATGAAGACCAAGTGCGAAAAGCGTTCGGCGAAGCGGGTGCCGGAGCAATCGGCGATTATGAGTATTGCAGCTATACCTTGTCTGGCACCGGGCGCTTCCGGCCGAATGCTTCAGCCGATCCGTATATTGGGGAAGCAGGGAAAATGGAAGAGACAGCGGAATCGAAAATTGAAGTCGTTGTCAGGAAAGCCGAAAAAGACCGGGTGATCCGCGCGATGATCGCAGCCCATCCTTATGAGGAGCCGGCATATGACGTGTTCACCTTGGAAAATAAAGAGCTGCCGATGGGGCTTGGCCGCATCGGGCGCTTGAAAGAAGAGATGCACTTGGATGCGTTTGCGGAGCATGTGAAAAAGAGTTTGGATGTACCGTTTGTCCGTGTCGTCGGCACTGGCGAAGAAACGATCAAAAAAGTTGCGGTGCTTGGCGGCGACGGCAATAAATACATCCAGCAGGCAAAACGCGCCGGAGCGGATGTCTACGTAACGGGTGATCTGTATTTCCACGTCGCACAAGATGCACAAGCAATTGGCTTGCCGGTGATCGACCCTGGGCATCATGTCGAGAAAGTGATGATCCAGGGAGTCGTAGACCATATGACGGAAAAAGGCGCTAACTGGAAATGTGAATTCCTGGCGTCTGAAGTGAATACCGAGCCGTTTCGCTTAAAGTGA
- a CDS encoding glycine--tRNA ligase — protein sequence MSMEKVVSLAKHRGFVFPGSEIYGGLANTWDYGPLGVELKNNIKKAWWKKFVQESVHNVGLDAAILMNPKTWEASGHLGNFNDPMIDCKACKSRHRADKLIENALDEKGIELIVDGLSFERMKELIDEHEITCPTCGKADFTEIRQFNLMFKTFQGVTESSTNEVYLRPETAQGIFVNYKNVQRSMRKKMPFGIAQIGKSFRNEITPGNFTFRTREFEQMELEFFCKPGEDLEWYAYWRDFCKNWLLELNMGEDNMRLREHDADELSHYSNATVDIEYKFPFGWGELWGIADRTDFDLKRHMEYSGEDFNYIDPQTNERYVPYCIEPSLGADRVTLAFLVDAFQEESLDNDDTRTVLKFHPALAPYKAAVLPLSKKLSEGATEVFADLAKHFMVDYDESQSIGKRYRRQDEIGTPFCITYDFDSVEDGEVTVRHRDSMEQVRMPIKDVQAYIEQHIQF from the coding sequence ATGTCAATGGAAAAAGTAGTATCATTAGCCAAACACCGGGGATTCGTCTTCCCGGGCTCTGAAATTTATGGCGGGCTCGCCAACACGTGGGATTATGGCCCACTCGGCGTCGAGCTGAAAAACAATATCAAAAAAGCATGGTGGAAGAAATTCGTCCAGGAATCCGTCCACAACGTCGGATTGGATGCTGCCATCCTGATGAACCCAAAAACATGGGAAGCATCCGGCCACCTCGGCAACTTCAACGACCCGATGATCGATTGCAAAGCCTGCAAATCGCGTCACCGTGCCGACAAGCTGATCGAAAATGCATTGGATGAAAAAGGCATCGAACTGATCGTTGACGGCTTGTCGTTCGAGCGCATGAAGGAATTGATCGACGAACATGAAATCACGTGCCCGACTTGCGGCAAAGCTGACTTCACTGAAATCCGCCAGTTCAATTTGATGTTCAAGACTTTCCAAGGCGTTACTGAATCATCGACCAACGAAGTGTATTTGCGCCCGGAAACGGCACAAGGAATCTTCGTCAACTATAAAAATGTCCAGCGCTCCATGCGCAAGAAAATGCCTTTTGGGATTGCCCAGATTGGCAAAAGCTTCCGCAACGAAATCACACCGGGGAACTTCACTTTCCGTACGCGTGAATTCGAACAGATGGAGCTTGAGTTCTTCTGCAAACCAGGCGAAGACCTTGAATGGTATGCCTACTGGCGCGATTTCTGTAAAAACTGGCTGCTCGAGCTGAACATGGGCGAAGACAATATGCGTTTGCGTGAGCACGACGCCGATGAGTTGTCCCATTACTCGAACGCCACTGTCGACATCGAATACAAATTCCCGTTCGGCTGGGGCGAACTATGGGGCATCGCTGACCGCACCGATTTCGATTTGAAGCGCCACATGGAATATTCCGGCGAAGATTTCAATTACATCGACCCACAGACAAACGAACGCTACGTACCGTATTGCATCGAACCATCACTTGGTGCAGACCGCGTGACACTCGCTTTCCTTGTGGATGCATTCCAGGAAGAAAGCTTGGACAATGATGATACGCGCACTGTGCTGAAATTCCATCCGGCACTTGCGCCATACAAAGCAGCGGTATTGCCTTTGTCGAAAAAACTTTCTGAAGGCGCGACGGAAGTATTCGCGGACCTTGCGAAGCATTTCATGGTCGATTACGACGAATCTCAGTCCATCGGGAAACGCTACCGCCGCCAGGATGAAATCGGCACGCCATTCTGCATCACTTACGATTTCGATTCAGTCGAAGACGGTGAAGTAACCGTTCGCCACCGCGATTCCATGGAACAAGTCCGCATGCCGATCAAAGACGTGCAAGCGTATATCGAACAGCATATCCAATTCTAA
- a CDS encoding pyruvate, water dikinase regulatory protein, whose product MSLLRVFIVSDSVGETGELVAKAAISQYLNTEQNAVLKRFPYIDSIEHLQEIIKLAEGQRAVIVYTLVSKELRHFVERETARNGIKAIDLMGPLLDALEEELHSAPIGEAGLVRKLDDDYFKKVEAIEFAVKYDDGRDPRGILLADIVLVGVSRTSKTPLSQYLAHKRLKVANVPLVPEVDPPDELFDVDPKKCFGLVISPEKLNNIRKERLIALGLNDDANYAKLDRIHEEIVHFRKVVDRIGCETLDVTNRAVEETANLILGKLQKQ is encoded by the coding sequence ATGAGTTTATTGCGTGTTTTTATCGTCTCCGATTCCGTGGGCGAAACAGGAGAGCTTGTCGCGAAAGCGGCCATTAGCCAATACTTGAACACAGAACAGAATGCCGTCTTAAAGCGGTTCCCGTATATTGATTCTATTGAACATTTGCAGGAGATCATCAAACTGGCGGAAGGGCAGCGGGCAGTGATCGTCTATACGCTTGTATCGAAAGAGCTGCGCCATTTCGTTGAACGTGAAACGGCGCGCAACGGCATCAAAGCGATCGATTTGATGGGGCCATTGCTCGATGCGCTGGAAGAGGAACTGCATTCTGCGCCGATCGGCGAAGCCGGGCTGGTGCGCAAGCTCGATGACGATTATTTCAAGAAAGTCGAAGCGATCGAATTTGCTGTCAAATACGACGATGGGCGCGACCCACGCGGCATCTTGCTTGCGGATATCGTCTTGGTGGGGGTGTCTAGAACATCGAAAACCCCATTATCGCAGTATTTGGCCCATAAACGGCTGAAAGTTGCCAATGTGCCGTTAGTGCCTGAAGTGGACCCGCCGGATGAGCTGTTCGACGTGGATCCAAAAAAATGTTTCGGTTTGGTCATTTCCCCGGAGAAGTTGAACAATATCCGCAAAGAGCGTTTGATTGCGCTCGGTTTGAACGATGATGCCAATTATGCAAAATTGGACCGCATCCATGAAGAAATTGTCCATTTCCGCAAAGTGGTCGACCGCATCGGCTGTGAGACGCTAGATGTCACCAACCGCGCCGTTGAGGAAACTGCGAATTTAATTCTCGGAAAACTGCAGAAACAATAA
- a CDS encoding helix-turn-helix transcriptional regulator — protein sequence MSPIELNKRQEEILQIVKGNGPITGEQIADRLNLTRATLRPDLAILTMAGFLDARPRVGYFYSGKKPGQDITDTMNNMKVKDFQSIPVVVREDVSVYDAISQMFLDDVGTLFVVDKKSCLAGVLSRKDLLRTSLGNQDLNAIPVHIIMTRMPNITYCLRNDSLIQAANRLINQQIDALPVVEEQPEGYKVVGRLTKTNITRAFLSLSENHEL from the coding sequence GTGAGTCCAATCGAACTCAATAAGCGGCAAGAGGAAATTTTACAGATCGTCAAAGGAAATGGCCCCATTACAGGCGAGCAAATCGCAGACCGTCTGAATTTGACGCGTGCAACGCTCCGGCCGGATCTGGCAATTTTGACGATGGCAGGCTTTTTAGATGCCAGGCCGCGTGTCGGTTATTTTTATTCGGGCAAGAAACCGGGCCAGGATATTACCGATACGATGAACAATATGAAAGTGAAGGATTTTCAGTCGATCCCTGTCGTAGTCAGGGAGGATGTCAGCGTATACGACGCCATCAGCCAGATGTTTCTGGATGACGTCGGGACGCTTTTTGTTGTGGATAAAAAATCCTGCCTCGCAGGTGTCCTGTCGCGCAAAGATTTATTGCGTACCAGCCTCGGCAATCAGGACTTGAACGCCATTCCTGTACATATCATTATGACGCGCATGCCGAATATCACTTATTGTTTGCGCAATGATTCACTCATACAGGCTGCGAACCGGCTGATCAACCAGCAAATCGACGCATTGCCGGTCGTCGAAGAACAACCGGAAGGGTATAAGGTCGTCGGCAGGCTGACAAAGACCAATATTACCCGGGCGTTTTTATCCCTTTCGGAAAACCACGAACTGTGA
- the cccA gene encoding cytochrome c550: MQKNAIVPYILIMAFGIGLIFFLSLEGVGNEAEIAEEHAAEEGGGEEAAEGEGGEEAASGDFDPAATAEASCVSCHGSSYEGGVGPSLVATELGQEEIEEILINGKGTMPPGLVPEENVSAMAEWVLSLE, from the coding sequence ATGCAAAAGAATGCAATTGTACCTTATATCTTAATCATGGCTTTTGGTATTGGCCTGATTTTCTTCCTGTCATTGGAAGGAGTCGGCAACGAAGCTGAAATTGCTGAAGAACATGCGGCAGAAGAAGGCGGCGGAGAAGAAGCAGCTGAAGGTGAAGGCGGAGAAGAAGCGGCAAGCGGCGACTTCGACCCAGCAGCTACAGCAGAAGCAAGCTGTGTTTCTTGCCACGGTTCAAGCTATGAAGGCGGAGTCGGCCCATCATTAGTGGCTACAGAGCTTGGTCAAGAAGAAATTGAAGAAATTTTGATCAATGGTAAAGGAACAATGCCTCCAGGTCTTGTGCCTGAAGAGAACGTTTCAGCAATGGCTGAGTGGGTACTTTCACTCGAATAG
- the recO gene encoding DNA repair protein RecO, with amino-acid sequence MQNQLEAIVIRTRPYGENNKIVTLFTKEAGKITCMARGAKKPASRLAAITQPFTHGVFSIYKGRGMGTLQAGDQLESLRHIREDIMATAYASYVTELIDRLTEQDEPQPAIYDMLYQALHAIADGYDPEAITLFVEWKMLRVAGLTPTLHECANCGATEGEFAFSFQELGFLCHRCFHLDRYIIRLSPALVKLIRTFYFVPIERVGALTLKKESKTLLKQIVRTIYEEQAGIRLKSRSFLEQLERTPEFFPEPKKDIPEGD; translated from the coding sequence ATGCAGAACCAACTCGAAGCCATTGTTATCCGTACACGTCCCTATGGGGAAAACAATAAAATCGTCACTTTGTTTACAAAAGAAGCAGGGAAGATCACATGCATGGCGCGCGGGGCCAAGAAGCCCGCAAGCCGCCTAGCAGCGATTACCCAGCCTTTTACGCACGGCGTCTTTTCAATCTACAAAGGCCGCGGTATGGGCACGTTGCAGGCAGGTGACCAATTGGAATCGCTGCGCCATATCCGCGAGGACATCATGGCTACCGCCTACGCGAGCTATGTTACAGAACTGATTGACCGGCTCACGGAGCAAGACGAACCGCAGCCGGCCATCTACGACATGCTGTATCAGGCGCTGCATGCGATTGCGGACGGCTATGACCCGGAAGCGATCACCTTGTTTGTCGAGTGGAAAATGCTGCGTGTGGCGGGGCTGACGCCTACATTGCATGAATGCGCCAATTGCGGAGCGACAGAAGGGGAATTCGCCTTCTCGTTCCAGGAACTCGGCTTTTTATGCCATCGCTGTTTCCATCTCGACCGCTACATTATCCGCTTGAGCCCAGCGCTCGTGAAATTGATCCGCACGTTTTATTTCGTGCCGATCGAGCGGGTCGGGGCATTGACCTTGAAAAAAGAGTCGAAAACCTTGCTCAAGCAAATCGTCCGGACAATCTACGAAGAACAGGCGGGCATCCGGCTGAAGTCGCGTTCGTTTCTCGAGCAGCTCGAACGGACGCCGGAATTTTTCCCGGAACCTAAAAAAGACATCCCTGAAGGCGATTAG